The following DNA comes from Geothrix edaphica.
CGTACCGCGAGACCACCCTGGCCACCCTGGGGCGGCATGAGCTGGGCATGAGCCGGCGGCAGACCCCGGCGGCCCAGCCGGGCTGCGAGATCTTCCTGGATGGCCGGTCCATCTACCTACCCGGGGATCCCGCGCCGGACCGGGCCTGGTTCGACCTCTGCCGCGAGCTGGGCTACGAGCCCGCCCACCACTGGGACTGGGACCCGGCCCTGATCCTCTTCCAGCAGGTGCTGCCGGCCCTGGCGGCGGACTGGCACGAACCGCCCCTCCCCCTGGACGCCCAGGGCCTCCCGGAGGGTGTCCTGAGCCTGGCCAGCCTCCGGCAGACCTTCGCGGAGGCCGTCTCCGAGCTGCGCCAGGACAGCCTCGGTCCCGTGGGCGCCAAGGTGGCCGAGACCTTCGAGTGGCTCCCCCTCCGTGCCGTGGTCTTCCACGACGATGCCCAGCTGCCTCTCGATTTCGAGGGCGCCGGCTCCTGCGGGCGGGTGTCCCTCTGGCTCGGCATCCACCGGGACCGGGCCGTGGCGCTGGATGGACCGGCCCCCTTCGGGTCCGGGCTGCGGCGCTGGGTGGCCGGAGGTTCCGGAGACCTCACACCCGCAGAATCCTTCCTCCGGGCCGCCGGGCTGGACCCGGAGCCCCCCAAGGGCTTCGACACCGCCTTCGAGGCCGCCCTCCACCGCCTCTGCTCTCGGCTGGAAGGCCCCTTGGACGCCTACCGCCGCACCTACCCTGTGGGCATCCCCTGGCACCGGGACCGCCGCGAGCGCCTCCTGGGCCGCACGATCGTGGATGTCCGGCCTGGGACGCCCCCCATGCTCGTGCTGGATGACGGCACCGAGGTGGCCTTGGAAAACACGCCCGTGCCCACCTGGGAGCACGGCGGCATCTGAGGTCAGGACCCGGGCTCGGTCTCCCCCTCGGGCATCCGGTTCATCCGCCGCACCAGGGCCACCATGAACATGGTGAGGGCGGCTCCGACCGCCGCGGCGGTCATGTCCTTCTGCGCGTCCCAGATGTCCCCCTGGGTGCCGAGGAAGGCATCGCCCAGCTCCGGCGCGCTGAGGCGGGCCGTGATGCTCTCGATGATCTCGTAGACGGCGGAGGCCGCCAGCACCACGTCCAGGGGCAGGTAGTAGTTCCAGAACCCGCGGGTGCGCGCCACCCGCATGAACACCTCGCGCACGGGGTAGGCCAGCAGGAGGCCGAAGCTGAAGTGGACGATGCGGTCGAAGGGGTTTCGCGCCAGTCCCCAGTGCGCCTTCATCCAGAAGCCGAGCGGCACGTTGGCATAGGTGTAGTGGGCGCCCACCGCATGCAGCGCCAGAAAGATGGTGATCAGCAGATAGCTGAGGTCGGAGAGCGGGAAGCGGCGGTAGGTCCCGGCCAGACCGGCCACGGCCAGCACCACCAGCAGGTTCTCCATCCGCCAGTCCCCGGGATAGAGGGGCCGGATGGCCGTCACGATCCAGACGAGGGCGTAGGCGACGCAGAGGACCTGGAGGAACCGGTTCTCGCGGAAGGGGCGCGGGTTCGGGTGGGCGGCGTGGCTGAGCATGCCCCAGATTACATGACCTTCGCATCCCCGGTGGCGCGCAGGTTCACGGCCGTGACCTTGTATTCGGGCGTGCCCGTGACCGTGTCCCGGCCGGGGCCCGTGGCCAGGTTCACGTAGGCGGCCACGGCGTGGAACGTGGCGAAGGGCTCGCCCCGCCGGACCCGGTCCGTGGGGCGGGTGCGGAGGGTGAAGGCCCCGTGGCGGCTCTGCACATGGACCGGATCTCCGGCGGAGAGGCCCAGCTCCGCCGCGTCGTCGGGGTGGAGCTCCAGCTCGTCATCCGCCCGCAGCTCGCGGTTGCGGGTCCGGCCCGTCATCGTCGCAGCATTGAAATGGAAGAGGCTGCGCCCCGTGTTCAGCAGGAAGGGGAACTCGCCATTCGTCACCTCCAGGCTGGGCGTCCAACCGAGCGGGCGGAAGGCCGCCCGGCCCCCCGGGAAACCGCCGGCGTGGAGCACCGGGGTGCCCGGGTGGTCCTCGGCCGGGCAGGGCCACTGGAGGCCCCCCTCCTGGTCCAGCCGCCCGTGGCTGATGCCGGCGATGGCCGGCCAGACCTGGCGCGCCTCGTCCCACACGGCGGCGGCGTCCGGGTGCCGGAAGGGCTGCCCGGCGCCCAGCCGCTCCGCCAGGGCTGCGAGGATCGCCATGTCCGTGCGGCTGCCCCCCTTTGGCGGCACCACCTGGCGCACACGCTGGACGCGACGCTCGCCGTTCATGTAGGTGCCCTCCTTCTCGAAGGGGCTGGCGGCGGGCAGGAAGACCGTGCCGAACGCTTTCGCCGTCTCCGTGAGGAACAGATCCACCACGATCAGGGCCTCCAGCCCGTTCAGGTTCTCCGCGGTCTCCCGCGCCCCAGGATGGCTGAGGAGGGGGTCGTAGCCGATCACCAGCAGCGCCTTCAGCCGCCCTTCGCCGGCGGCGTCAATCATCTCCAGGGCGTTGAGGCCAGGCTCCTCCGGCAGCTCGGCGCCCCACACCTGCGCGTGGATCTCCCGGGACTGCGCCAGCTTCTGGTAGCCCGTGAGCCGCGACGGTTCGCAGCCCATCTGGGCGCTGCCCTGGACGTTGTTCTGGCCCCGCAGGGGATTCACGCCGGCGCCGGGAATGCCCACGTTCCCCGTGAGCAGCGCGAGGTGGGCCAGGGCCGCCACGCCATCCGTGCCCTGGCGTTGCTCCGTGACGCCGAGGCCATGGAAGATCATGGCCGGGCCCGTGGTGGCGTAGAGCCGGGCCGCGCGCCGGATGGCCTCCGGCTCGATCCCGCAGAGAGCGCCCACCCGCTCGGGGGTCCACTCGCGCAGGGAGGCCGCGTAGGCCTCCAGACCCTCCGTGCGGGCCGCGAGGAAGGCCGGGTCCGTGAGCCCCTCACCGAGGATCAGGCTCGCCATGGCCTGCAGGAGAGGAAGGTTCGTGCCGGGCCGGGGGGCGAGGTGGATCGTGGCCAGGTCCGCCAGTTCCGTGCGCCGGGGATCGATCACGATGAGCGGGACGCCGGCCCGGGCCCGCTGGCGGATGCGGGCCCCCACGATGGGATGGTTCTCGGTGGGGTTCGCGCCCACGACCATGAGCAGTCCGGCCCGCTCGATATCGGCGTAGCTGTTGGTGGCCGCCCCGGTGCCGAAGGTCTGGCCCAGGCCCGCGGCGCTGGGCGCATGGCAGACCCGGGCGCAGCAGTCCACGTTGTTCGTGCCCAGGGCCAGGCGCGCGAACTTCTGCGTCAGGTAGTTCTCTTCGTTGGTGGAACGGCTGGAGGCCAGCACGCCCACAGCACTGGGGCCTCCAGCCCGGCGGGCCTGCTGGAGGGCGGAGGCCGCGGCCGCCAGCGCCTCATCCCAGGTCGCGGGCTCCCACACCCCGTTCCGCCGGATCAGGGGCTCCGTGATCCGGTCCGGCGCATCGCTGAAGCCCCACCCATAGCGGCCCTTCACGCAGAGGTGGCCGCGGCTCACAGGCGAAGCGAACACGGGGCGCGCTTCGGTGATGCGCCCACCCTTCACGCCCACCTCCATCTCGCAGCCCGTGCCGCAGTAGGGGCAGGTGGTGCGCACCCAGCGCTCCGGCAGTCCCGCCGCCAGGCGGGAGACGTCCTCGATGGCGCCCGTGGGACAGGTGTCGGCGCAGGCGCCGCAGCTCACGCAGGCGCTCTCGCGCAGACCCGGCGACAGGCCCGGCGCCAGGGCCAGGTCCGCTCCGCGGCCCGTGAAGGTCCAGATGTTCTGCCCCTGCACCTCGTCGCAGATGCGCACGCAGCGGCCGCAGGCCACGCACCAGGAGAGGTCCACATCCAGGTACGGATGCTCGGGCTGCTTCGCCTCCGGCTTCCTCGTGCCTGACGGTTCCACGCCATAGGCGTCCAGCAGCTTCCGGAAGGGCTTCCCCGCCAGCCGCGCCGGGTCCTCCCCGGGGATGCGCTCCGCCAGGTGGGTCAGCATGGCCCGGCGGAAGTCCTCCAGGGCCGGCGTGTGGGTCGCCACCTCCATGCCCTCCTCCACGGGCGTGGCGCAGGCGCAGGGGGAGCGCTCGCGGCCCGCCACCTCGACCTCGCACAACCGGCAGCTGGAGGCCGGCTTCAGCCGCGGATCCGAGCAGAGGGTGGGGATGTCGATGCCGTTCTCCCGGCAGGCCTGCAGCAGCATGGTTCCCGGCCGCGCCGCGACGTCGCGGCCATTCACCCGCAGGCGGATGAGGGTTCCGATCACCAGTTTGTCTCCTGAAGGAAGGGGCGCTCAGCAGTATGCGCCGCATGCCCTGGAGTTCAAGGCTGGCCGTGCTGCTCCCACTTCACCCCGAAGTGATCCAGGATGTGCTGGCGCTCCACGCGCTCCTGCTCCGCGATGCTCGCGTAGGGATGGCGGAACACCACGCGCCGGACCCCCCGGCGCACCAGGGCGCGGCAGCAGGTGAGGCAGGGCTCGTGGGTGACGTAGGCGATGGCCACGGGGCCGTCACAGAAGCCCAGGGCGTTCTCCTCCGCGTGGCTCGTGTGCAGGCAGCGCTGGCCGGGCTTGCAGGTCTCCGGCGTGCAGTGCGGCATGCCCGGCAGCGCCCCGTTGAATCCCGCCGCCGCGATGCCGCCGTCGCCCCGCAGCAGCACAGCGCCCACCTGGAGGCGGCAGCAGGTCCCCAGGCGGCTCAGCTCCAGCGCCATGTTCATGAAGACTTCGTCCTTCAGCTGGGATCGCGTCACGGTGGGCCCCTCGGGAAACCTCCATCATCGCAAGATGCGCTCCGCCGCGGACCCACCCTCCACCACTCAATGGATCTGGGTGTCCTTGGAAGAAATCGTGCGTTTCGTCACAGCCTCAGGGGTTCAACCAAAGTCGCTCATAGGCATAATAAAATATAGGCAGGTAATATATGAGACCCAGTCTTCTGACCCCCCTCCTTGCCATCCTGGCCCTCTGCGGGCCGGTTTCCCTGCACGCCCAGGCCCGCGCCCAGGCCCGCCTCCAGGACTGGGACCCCGCGCGCGCGACCGGGGGCTGGGCCTTCCAGGAAGTGGACGGCTCGCTGGTGTTCTTCGATCCGGGCACGCGGTCACTCCGCGCCTGGATGAAGGGCAGCGGCCTCCTGTCCACCCTGCCGGTGTTCCTGCCCGAGGTCCGGAAGCCCGCCCCGGCTTCGAAGCCGGCCGCCGCACCGCCCCGGGCCACCACCACGGACTACGACGCCGCCGGTGCCCTTCTGTACGGCATCCCGCGCCACCAGCGGCCTCAGCCAGCGGCGCCCAGACCCGCATCCCAGCAAGCCCCCGAGGCCCCCGCCAGCGAGGCGGTCCCCGAGCGCTGGGTGGTCGACTCCTACAGCCGGACCTGGATGGTCTGCGACGGGCGGCTGGTCATCCTCACCAAGGACGGGCAGCTCGAGACCGCATCGGCGCTTCCCGCCCCCGTCCAGGACATGGCCGTGGGCCGTGAGGGCATCCTCATCCTCTATCGCACCCTGAAGCCCTGCCTGGAGAAGCGCGACCTCCGGACCGGCGCGGTGCTCTGGTCCTACGGCGACCGCTCCCAGCTGAAGGACGCCGCGGCCC
Coding sequences within:
- a CDS encoding DUF2238 domain-containing protein encodes the protein MLSHAAHPNPRPFRENRFLQVLCVAYALVWIVTAIRPLYPGDWRMENLLVVLAVAGLAGTYRRFPLSDLSYLLITIFLALHAVGAHYTYANVPLGFWMKAHWGLARNPFDRIVHFSFGLLLAYPVREVFMRVARTRGFWNYYLPLDVVLAASAVYEIIESITARLSAPELGDAFLGTQGDIWDAQKDMTAAAVGAALTMFMVALVRRMNRMPEGETEPGS
- the fdhF gene encoding formate dehydrogenase subunit alpha, translating into MIGTLIRLRVNGRDVAARPGTMLLQACRENGIDIPTLCSDPRLKPASSCRLCEVEVAGRERSPCACATPVEEGMEVATHTPALEDFRRAMLTHLAERIPGEDPARLAGKPFRKLLDAYGVEPSGTRKPEAKQPEHPYLDVDLSWCVACGRCVRICDEVQGQNIWTFTGRGADLALAPGLSPGLRESACVSCGACADTCPTGAIEDVSRLAAGLPERWVRTTCPYCGTGCEMEVGVKGGRITEARPVFASPVSRGHLCVKGRYGWGFSDAPDRITEPLIRRNGVWEPATWDEALAAAASALQQARRAGGPSAVGVLASSRSTNEENYLTQKFARLALGTNNVDCCARVCHAPSAAGLGQTFGTGAATNSYADIERAGLLMVVGANPTENHPIVGARIRQRARAGVPLIVIDPRRTELADLATIHLAPRPGTNLPLLQAMASLILGEGLTDPAFLAARTEGLEAYAASLREWTPERVGALCGIEPEAIRRAARLYATTGPAMIFHGLGVTEQRQGTDGVAALAHLALLTGNVGIPGAGVNPLRGQNNVQGSAQMGCEPSRLTGYQKLAQSREIHAQVWGAELPEEPGLNALEMIDAAGEGRLKALLVIGYDPLLSHPGARETAENLNGLEALIVVDLFLTETAKAFGTVFLPAASPFEKEGTYMNGERRVQRVRQVVPPKGGSRTDMAILAALAERLGAGQPFRHPDAAAVWDEARQVWPAIAGISHGRLDQEGGLQWPCPAEDHPGTPVLHAGGFPGGRAAFRPLGWTPSLEVTNGEFPFLLNTGRSLFHFNAATMTGRTRNRELRADDELELHPDDAAELGLSAGDPVHVQSRHGAFTLRTRPTDRVRRGEPFATFHAVAAYVNLATGPGRDTVTGTPEYKVTAVNLRATGDAKVM
- a CDS encoding deoxycytidylate deaminase, whose protein sequence is MTRSQLKDEVFMNMALELSRLGTCCRLQVGAVLLRGDGGIAAAGFNGALPGMPHCTPETCKPGQRCLHTSHAEENALGFCDGPVAIAYVTHEPCLTCCRALVRRGVRRVVFRHPYASIAEQERVERQHILDHFGVKWEQHGQP